From a single Drosophila sulfurigaster albostrigata strain 15112-1811.04 chromosome 3, ASM2355843v2, whole genome shotgun sequence genomic region:
- the LOC133845071 gene encoding uncharacterized protein LOC133845071: MVDEETGDHQKKWSHFVEINKYFRAPLNACRSEPCLRDAKIRKSALVLHQTNLSLSWQLACNPADSSHLNDDCAQLPQSKQYRHDPKDSKNLKTKDKRRPKLRTDCKAKKAKPKVPVDLPKIMLVDAAKKTTKQKNNQVEKFKRRDQVKSPNKEVRRDQEERSRREVSAQSKQESTMGTSLKKSQAEPKKKYGVPLCQRPTLLLGPRYHADLQKYYQQQYYNQFMQQQQQQQMMQQMMYYHPEQMGLNPQSPRYAVPIESMYNNVKKGNRYCGNFYYR; the protein is encoded by the coding sequence ATGGTCGATGAGGAGACAGGGGATCACCAAAAGAAATGGTCccattttgttgaaattaataaatactttcgAGCCCCGCTTAACGCCTGCCGATCTGAGCCCTGTTTGCGAGATGCGAAGATTCGGAAAAGTGCTCTTGTTCTTCACCAAACGAATTTGAGTTTGTCCTGGCAACTGGCATGCAATCCGGCGGACAGCTCCCATCTTAACGATGACTGTGCTCAGCTGCCTCAGTCGAAGCAATATAGACATGACCCGAAGGATTCGAAAAATCTGAAGACGAAAGACAAACGCAGGCCAAAGTTGAGAACGGattgcaaagcaaagaaagcaAAGCCCAAAGTGCCTGTTGATTTGCCCAAAATTATGCTTGTGGACGCCGCCAAGAAAACGacgaagcaaaaaaataatcaagtAGAGAAGTTCAAACGAAGGGATCAGGTCAAGAGTCCTAACAAAGAAGTGCGACGTGATCAAGAGGAACGCTCGCGTCGTGAAGTCTCTGCACAGAGTAAGCAGGAATCCACGATGGGAACGAGTCTCAAGAAATCACAAGCTGaacccaaaaagaaatatggAGTGCCGCTCTGTCAGCGCCCAACGTTGCTACTGGGTCCCCGATATCATGCTGATCTACAGAAATATTATCAGCAGCAGTATTACAATCAGTttatgcaacagcagcaacaacagcaaatgatGCAGCAGATGATGTACTATCACCCTGAGCAGATGGGATTGAATCCTCAGAGTCCTCGATATGCAGTGCCCATTGAATCCATGTACAACAATGTGAAGAAGGGTAACCGTTATTGCGGCAACTTTTACTACAGATAA